A genome region from Nocardia sp. NBC_00565 includes the following:
- the rpsN gene encoding 30S ribosomal protein S14: MAKKSKIARNEQRKEIVARYATRRAELKELIRNPATAEADRAVAQSALQKLPRDASPVRLRNRDAADGRPRGHLRKFGLSRVRVREMAHRGELPGVHKSSW, encoded by the coding sequence ATGGCCAAGAAGTCGAAGATCGCCCGCAATGAGCAGCGCAAAGAGATCGTCGCCCGCTATGCGACCCGGCGCGCTGAGCTCAAGGAACTGATCCGGAATCCGGCCACCGCCGAAGCCGACCGCGCCGTGGCGCAATCCGCACTACAGAAGCTGCCGCGCGATGCAAGTCCGGTACGATTGCGCAATCGGGACGCCGCGGACGGACGACCGCGCGGTCATCTCCGGAAGTTCGGACTCTCCCGCGTGCGTGTACGCGAGATGGCCCATCGCGGTGAGCTCCCCGGTGTGCACAAATCGAGCTGGTAG
- the rpsR gene encoding 30S ribosomal protein S18, with protein sequence MAVKRAPSKKVRAEQARRPKKNPLIAAGVETVDYKDVNLLRTFISDRGKIRSRRVTGLTPQQQRQVAVAVKNAREMALLPFTSR encoded by the coding sequence ATGGCAGTCAAGCGAGCACCCTCGAAGAAGGTTCGCGCCGAGCAGGCCCGCCGCCCGAAGAAGAACCCGCTGATCGCGGCGGGCGTCGAGACGGTCGACTACAAAGACGTCAACCTGCTGCGCACATTCATCTCCGACCGCGGCAAGATCCGCAGCCGCCGGGTCACCGGGCTCACCCCGCAGCAGCAGCGACAGGTCGCCGTCGCGGTGAAGAACGCCCGCGAGATGGCACTGTTGCCGTTCACCAGCCGGTAA
- a CDS encoding LysM peptidoglycan-binding domain-containing protein, which produces MGDTLRVGEELGLGQSLVGGAYTLTLQADGNLVLSEPDGNVVWSTLTHDQGVERATLQADGNFVLYKGEGAAWSTETNGREADRLTVQADRNVVLYGKDGSALWSSGTQTDNPLSALEPEPVAEPVAEPVAEQVAAPAEEVPPPPPAAQTYTVEPGDTLWAIAERFYGDGNRYHEIANASGIDNPDAINPGQVLTIP; this is translated from the coding sequence GTGGGCGACACGCTGCGCGTTGGTGAAGAACTCGGGCTCGGCCAGTCTCTGGTCGGCGGTGCGTACACCCTGACCCTGCAGGCCGATGGGAACCTGGTGCTGTCGGAGCCGGATGGAAATGTCGTGTGGTCCACCCTGACTCACGATCAGGGCGTCGAACGAGCCACCTTGCAGGCGGATGGCAACTTCGTGCTCTACAAGGGGGAGGGCGCCGCTTGGTCGACCGAGACCAACGGCAGGGAAGCGGACCGGCTGACTGTGCAGGCCGACCGCAATGTGGTGCTGTACGGCAAGGACGGCAGCGCGCTGTGGTCCTCGGGCACCCAGACCGACAACCCGCTGTCCGCGCTGGAGCCGGAGCCGGTTGCCGAGCCGGTCGCCGAGCCGGTCGCCGAGCAAGTCGCCGCGCCCGCCGAAGAGGTGCCGCCCCCGCCGCCCGCGGCGCAGACCTACACCGTCGAGCCGGGTGACACCCTGTGGGCGATCGCCGAGCGCTTCTACGGCGACGGCAACCGCTACCACGAGATCGCGAACGCCAGCGGCATCGACAACCCGGATGCGATCAACCCGGGCCAGGTTCTCACCATCCCGTAA